A part of Scleropages formosus chromosome 3, fSclFor1.1, whole genome shotgun sequence genomic DNA contains:
- the LOC108935122 gene encoding ribonucleoprotein PTB-binding 2-like isoform X3: MCAVPEQQEMHDILKAYELKYCYVDKNKGTAFVTLLNGEQAQDAIRTFHQSILRGREVSVQLQPTDALLCVANLPHTLTGTRFEELVRTYGNIERCFLVHSERTGHSKGYGFVEYMKKDSASRARAELLGRLLEGRALVVQWADVNQITAEHLHSKCLCVDRLPADCNSEKLAYMFGERHKAVFCQLAQDEGSPVGGFAVVEYETSEQAEEVLTEMDQRLIGGQEIRVSFCAPGTSGRSTLAALIAAQGVMSNSKRGLLPEPSLAQLLSSMNNPAALQVLLGPYLAGGSKHTGKFGQMQNVPIVQNPLAAALVQLGKVQQNTLLGNGLMVQNLLQMQLAQQQLLQMKDKPTSTGAGLLGDPLSALLQKTMALAGAGKGLLGDAPNELSQDSLHVSSTTAGLMTYPPNRPPQAVPSGAEWDGTPVIDKHASARSVGGSQSGAQGLLHARGGCNPVLGSVPPGTAPNPSENSTPGMTQANCQASLLGEPPKDVKLPSNPYLNLASVLPGMVLQAPTSSKVASHGEAPPLKGTPLYSTEAPADYMQQYVQHYSQEAMKWYQHYQSQGHSGGSVPLESNYRKEQTQETAAASYGDYSSYMQAMSQYYPHTHTSLTPAQVFHHRDTSKEADLSKSSMSSMLQSVANGAGTPATSYGPLTVVPGYVGLQQAAPSSAALSLPTPVTTDWSQCYYSQNQVRGLKRNFPQLLDGSADQQSQGLVGQYADQYKKRRM, from the exons GAGATGCATGATATTTTAAAGGCATACGAACTGAAGTACTGCTACGTGGACAAAAATAAAGGAACAG CCTTTGTGACCCTGCTGAATGGTGAGCAGGCTCAGGACGCCATCCGCACCTTTCACCAGAGCATCCTCCGCGGACGGGAGGTCAGTGTACAACTGCAGCCCACCGACGCACTGCTGTGTGTGGCCAATCTGCCACATACACTCACGGGCACACGCTTCGAGGAGCTGGTCCGCACTTATGGCAACATCGAGCGTTGCTTCCTGGTGCACAGCGAGCGCACGGGCCATTCCAAGGGCTATGGCTTTGTGGAGTACATGAAGAAGGACTCAGCATCTCGAGCCCGTGCTGAGCTTCTCGGTCGACTGCTGGAAGGCCGGGCTctcgtggtgcagtgggctgatGTCAACCAGATCACCGCTGAGCACCTGCACTCCAAGTGCCTCTGCGTGGACAGGCTCCCTGCTGACTGCAACTCTGAGAAATTGGCATACATGTTCGGGGAGAGACACAAGGCTGTCTTCTGTCAG CTGGCTCAGGACGAAGGCAGCCCCGTTGGCGGATTCGCAGTCGTGGAGTACGAGACTTCGGAGCAGGCAGAAGAGGTCCTCACGGAGATGGACCAGCGACTGATTGGGGGTCAAGAGATCCGGGTGTCCTTCTGTGCCCCAGGGACCTCGGGCCGAAGTACGTTGGCTGCTCTGATTGCTGCACAGGGTGTG ATGTCCAACAGCAAGAGGGGTTTGCTTCCAGAACCCAGCCTGGCGCAGCTGCTGAGCAGCATGAATAACCCGGCCGCCCTGCAGGTGCTGCTCGGGCCCTACCTGGCAGGTGGCAGCAAGCACACAG GGAAGTTTGGACAGATGCAAAATGTGCCCATCGTGCAGAACCCTCTCGCTGCAGCGCTTGTTCAGCTGGGAAAGGTCCAGCAG AATACCCTGCTGGGCAACGGCCTGATGGTCCAAAACCTTCTGCAGATGCAGCTggcccagcagcagctgctccagatGAAAGACAAGCCCACCAGCACC GGTGCTGGTCTCCTGGGGGACCCCTTGAGTGCACTGCTGCAGAAGACTATGGCTCTGGCAGGTGCAGGAAAGGGTCTGCTGGGGGATGCTCCAAATG AGCTTTCCCAGGACTCGTTGCATGTTTCAAGCACCACAGCAGGCCTCATGACCTACCCCCCGAACAGACCGCCACAGGCGGTCCCCTCTGGTGCCGAGTGGGATGGGACACCTGTCATTGACAAACACGCATCTGCCCGGTCGGTGGGGGGCTCACAGTCAGGGGCCCAGGGCCTGCTCCATGCCAGGGGGGGGTGCAATCCCGTCTTAGGAAGCGTACCCCCCGGAACAGCTCCCAACCCGAGTGAAAACAGCACCCCTGGAATG ACGCAGGCGAACTGCCAGGCCTCACTGCTGGGGGAGCCCCCCAAAGATGTGAAGCTGCCCTCAAATCCCTACCTGAATTTGGCCAGCGTGCTGCCAGGAATGGTCCTGCAAG CCCCCACCAGCAGTAAAGTGGCCTCACACGGTGAAGCGCCGCCTCTGAAAGGCACCCCGCTGTACAGCACCGAAGCCCCCGCAGACTACATGCAGCAGTATGTGCAGCACTACTCCCAG GAAGCTATGAAGTGGTATCAGCACTACCAGAGTCAGGGCCACAGTGGCGGCAGCGTCCCCTTGGAGAGCAACTATAGGAAGGAGCAGACCCAG GAAACTGCTGCTGCCTCTTATGGGGATTACAGTTCCTACATGCAGGCTATGAGCCAGTACtatccgcacacacacacatctctgacACCTGCACAGGTCTTCCATCACAGGGATACGAGTAAG GAAGCTGATCTGTCCAAGAGCTCGATGAGCAGCATGCTGCAGTCTGTAGCCAATGGGGCTGGCACCCCTGCCACCAGCTATGGTCCCCTGACTGTGGTGCCTGGGTACGTGGGGCTGCAGCAGGCAGCTCCCAGCTCAGCTGCACTCTCCCTTCCCACACCGGTAACAACAGACTGGAGTCAATGCTATTAC AGTCAGAACCAGGTCCGTGGGCTGAAGCGGAACTTCCCGCAGCTGCTGGACGGGTCTGCGGACCAACAGTCCCAGGGCTTAGTGGGCCAGTATGCAGACCAGTACAAGAAAAGGAGGATGTAG